In a genomic window of Clavelina lepadiformis chromosome 7, kaClaLepa1.1, whole genome shotgun sequence:
- the LOC143465431 gene encoding alpha-L-fucosidase-like: MLKLGICLCVLACFVLIDRSESIIYEPTWESLDKRPLPDWFDFSKLGIFIHWGVFSAPSYGHSPAWGWYYWKIQKVPGWQVFMEKNYRPDFTYADFAKDFTAEFFEPDDWATLFKLSGAKYVVLTAKHHEGYCNWHTNVSSWNWNSVDVGPHRDLVGDLARSIRAKTNLHFGLYHSLYEWFNPLYLRDKANNYQTNDFVMEKTLPELYEIVKAYKPELIWSDGQWEAPSWYWNSTIFLAWLYNQSPVKDTVIVNDRWGNDTTCKHGGYLNCDDRFNPGEVQTRKWENAMTLNRDSWSWRRDTDIGQFLTTKEMLSTFVKTISCGGNMLMNVGPTKGGVINPILQERLMEMGTWLGVNGGAVYGSKPWRVPKDAMNSNVWYTCQPDREVHEKAKETTRNLRKSLLENEQQNEKRKEKITAEEKQWQKHFREKRELGDWMAKEDIVEIDVEEMAKVYFEKNPKQESSASVPIFAFVLDWPKSNILLLSAPTNGTDTSRVVMLGSDEVDIPLDWAPLEPTGIAIQMPRVPISRLPHHLAWVISLYGFY, from the exons ATGTTAAAGCTTGGTATATGCTTATGTGTGTTggcttgttttgttttgatagacag ATCTGAAAGCATAATTTATGAGCCAACATGGGAATCGTTAGACAAAAGACCTCTTCCTGATTGGTTTGATTTTTCCAAGTTGGGAATATTTATACATTGGGGTGTTTTTTCag CGCCAAGTTATGGCCACAGTCCAGCTTGGGGCTGGTATTATTGGAAAATCCAAAAAGTACCAGGTTGGCAAGTCTTCATGGAAAAAAATTATCGACCAGACTTCACTTATGCTGACTTTGCGAAAGACTTCACTGCGGAATTTTTTGAACCTGATGACTGGGCAACCTTGTTTAAAC TATCTGGAGCTAAATATGTTGTACTCACTGCAAAACACCACGAAGGTTATTGCAACTGGCATACTAATGTGTCCTCATGGAACTGGAACTCTGTTGATGTCGGCCCTCACAGGGATCTTGTTGGGGATCTGGCTCGCTCTATTAGAGCAAA GACTAATCTTCATTTTGGTCTTTACCATTCCTTGTACGAATGGTTTAATCCACTCTATCTGCGAGACAAGGCCAACAATTACCAGACCAATGATTTCGTGATGGAGAAAACCCTTCCAGAGTTGTACGAAATTGTAAAAGCATACAAACCAGAACTTATATGGTCAGATGGGCAGTGGGAAGCACCCAGTTGGTACTGGAACAGCACCATTTTCTTGGCCTGGCTTTACAATCAAAGCCCCGTAAAG GATACTGTTATTGTTAATGATCGTTGGGGCAATGATACAACCTGCAAACATGGAGGTTATCTGAACTGCGACGATCGGTTTAATCCTGGTGAAGTGCAAACTCGGAAATGGGAAAATGCAATGACTCTGAACAGAGATTCTTGGAGTTGGAGAAGGGACACAGATATTGGCCAGTTTTTGACCACTAAAGAGATGCTTAGC ACTTTCGTTAAAACAATCAGCTGCGGTGGCAATATGCTGATGAATGTTGGACCTACAAAAGGTGGTGTAATAAATCCAATTTTACAG GAGCGATTAATGGAAATGGGAACGTGGCTTGGTGTAAATGGAGGAGCTGTGTATGGGTCAAAACCATGGAGAGTTCCGAAGGACGCGATGAATTCAAATGTCTGGTACACTTGCCAACCTGACAGGGAGGTTCATGAGAAAGCAAAAGAAACCACGAGGAACCTTCGTAAGTCTCTTCTAGAAAATGAACAGCAGAATGAGAAGAGAAAAGAAAAGATAACTGCAGAGGAAAAACAGTGGCAAAA ACATTTCCGTGAAAAGCGGGAGCTGGGAGATTGGATGGCCAAAGAAGATATTGTCGAAATTGATGTGGAAGAAATGGCAAAGGTTTACTTTGAGAAAAACCCCAAGCAAGAAAGTTCAGCGTCTGTAccaatttttgcttttgtctTGGATTGGCCCAAATCTAACATCCTTCTTTTATCAGCCCCTACTAATGGCACAGATACGTCCAGGGTTGTTATGTTGGGTTCAGATGAAGTAGATATACCTTTGGATTGGGCGCCCTTGGAACCAACTGGTATTGCCATACAGATGCCACGAGTGCCAATATCTCGCTTGCCACACCATTTGGCCTGGGTTATCAGCTTATACGGGTTCTATTAA